The stretch of DNA ATATTCTGAAAATGAGGCATCCAGTTCATGATTCAGTTTGTTGACATACTCATCTTTGCTATTATTACatcttttttgtatattttacagtaagATATACAGTACTGTAGCTTGTTGGCTAAAACCCCTGTAGGTAACTGATGCAACAGTTTCTTTTTGTTCATAAATTTGTGTTTATAGTAGGAATTGCCAAATTCAATCAATTGCCATTTAATTTTTGAAAGGTTTCTGACTGCAAAGGCTATTTTTACAATTGAATTGCAGTTTTTGAGTTAAGATGCAGTTACTTATAATTAAGTAGACTAGTAATGAAAATGCAGTGTTTTTCTTCAATTTTCAATATTGTGGAGTTTTCCATTTGGTCTCTCAGGAAAATATGTGCTGCACTGCATTCAAGagccatgtttttgtgtttccaCCCCAGCGGGAAATCCAGCACATTTGGTTGTCCAGCTGTTTTAGTTCAGTGTACCAGACTTTCTGTCTTCATCTTGTTGGTgtgtttacagatttttttttttttagcattgaAAGTCCGCTGAAGTGGCAGAGACCATACAGCAGTGACCGAATTTGTGAAAGCTATACACACTTCATTTGTGCAAACCATCAACATATTCTTATTTTTCCAAGTATTCAAGCcatattttttactttctaaTAAGTAGTTCAGATCAGTGTATACTTCTACATTCCAAACAGCTGATGGAAAATTTCTGTTTAAGTTGGATTTAATATGTGGTCATTCATATTGGCGGagtcatttgtgtttttaagtATCGATGACAGCAAGTTAAATTTTCCATTAAGGAATATAGCAGGTTCAAGTTAAGCCCTATAATTTGTGACATGCTGCTGATaaccacagaaaatactttcaacTTTCAGTTCATACAGTGgtcaaaaacaaaatgtgttgaTATTTATGTGCTTAAAATGAAATtctaacttttaaatgcatttctaaGTAATGGGTTGAAACAATTTTGTGTTAATCGACAGCACGTCACAGATGTTGTCCATAGAGCTGAACTCTgaattttcctcattttgttcATAGCTGAATTACTCCGTATTAATGCTGATCTGAAATGCAACAAGCTATTGTTCCTTTGATTTACTTGTGAATGGATTGAGCttttttgtgtaaatgcatttaagttCTTACAACTTAAgttctgttttatatttttgtatcaaTCAAGTGCTTATCTTttgtacttctttttttttttttttttactggaaaatcaaagtattttaaacaataaagtTTCCATAAAGGGGAATTCACATGTGAACGTATTTTTGAtcataacatattttttattatatttaatgttctGAAAGACTGTTAACTTCAAGGAATTTGAAATGTTATCATCAGATAAAATATTGAATTCAAAAGTAAGAAAGCCATGTGTGTTTCTGTCTACTAGAAGGTAGACCGTTTGCTAGATAAAGCCAAACGCTGATCATGTTGATGCATGTAGTGTCTGGTTAATCTGGTAATACCTGTCTCCATTAATACCTCACCTGTTCTACAGACTTGGAGTGGTGcattttagaactgttttgttGGGGACTCTCAGTTACATCTTGTAACACAAGACGAATGTGGGAGACTTGAGATGgctaaactgaaaaaaaataagtttgaacaGTCATTGTTGGTCTGTTTGTTAAAGCTATTACAATGTAAACTGTATAATTGTGGTTTAAGTCTTTCCTCATACTATGGCAAgctgttttaacatttaatccTTAAAATGTACTAGTATCTATTTTCATGCTATTGgtgcttatttttttaaatactgctgccgcgttctatttatgacatattgacacaaatttcagaTGATTTTCAATGGTCACTTTGtgcagtgtagacagactttagctgttgcgTTGCGGTGCGGCCCGGTGTCCGGTGTACACACAGTgtaagccttcttttgttccacagacgttatcctcttttgtttttttatccgccatctctatctttctgtcatCGCACGGCTCGGCTAATGTCCATCATGTGCATTGAGCGCTCTCTCCtcgcatcatgagtagacacgccccttactgctgattggctacaagtttgttttggtactggcccgactcagttttctaaagcgtttttgaaaaagtacataccccacctttaatcatatcatataataaaaaatcttttgttgttactactgtaaatctttACTCAATTATTAtgggatctccttcaatgctttcagaatcattacttttttaaatgattttgtttctgtattttaaaatatatttattaacattttaatgacagtatatttattgaacaaaaaataatttttatttttcaaaataaacagaacaagtattaacttagacattatttaaaatagtgtGCAGGGTAAAAGGCCCCTCTTGCCacttttataagatttttaaacaacataaacgacttgatttattttcacacaaaatctgtttctccattaatgttcaatacaaacgTGTATATTtgttctgcaattatacattttaggcgcggtgaatagcacattttttcttaaggtgtgcCTTTAGCCCGTTGTACCCTACTAGTTGCACAAAATAGTATGAAAATAGACACTAGCACGTTTCAAggattaaatgttaaaacggCATGCCATACTCTGAGTGTCCAGTTACCCCAGGGGTGttaaactcagttcctggagggcctcAGCCCTGCatagtttagttccaaccctgctccaccacacataccatgtagttttcaaataagcctgaaggacttgattaaCGTTAGCTacatcaggtgtgtttaattagggttggaactaaactctgcagggctgtggtcctccaggaactgagtttcaGACCCCTGCCTTACCCGCTTCCTCGCGGTTAAATGTAACGACAGGAAAACTCTCCGCGTGACGGTTGGCGCTAGAGCGCACATCATTCAGTCGCCATTCTGCTCGAGGAAAACAAAGCGGAAATAGCGCCACTGACGGACGGAAGTTTGTGTGTTCAAGATGGCGCTGGACGGGATCGAGCAAGTAAGGGATATTTTCTATTAAATCGTAAAATATGAACCGCACAGTTAGCTGTTTTTTATTAGTCAGCATCACATATTGCATATGAGGAGCCTGCTATAATTGTAGTGTTTGGAAATATAAGATAGAATGGCTGACTTTAAGACGCGTTTGTTCGGATTGAAGCAGAGTTTGCTGTCTCATTGTGTCACTGATGACTGGCACTGATCATAACATGGTATAACTGGttatatgtttgatgaatgtttTGTTATAACATGCGAAATCACTAATTAAATCAATAGAAATATGTTATGTCTTACGATAAGAGAAGAAATCTCCGATAATCACATCTCTGACCATAACACCGAATCATAATCGCTCCTATCTGGTCATAACATCAGGAATCTCTTCTTTAGAAGCATAACAAGAGAAAACTCTCATTACTGACCATAACATGTTAAATGGATAATTTCTAATAAAACGTCACGAGTAACGTTAATCACTTCACTTTACCTGGCACTGACTATTAATAAACCGATTGtttatgttattaattttattgttaataataatatatatatatatatatatatatattgtttttacagATGGATATTGAGGACAGTAAAGGAGGATCTGGTCTCCGACAGTATTACCTGTCTAAAATTGAGGAGCTTCAGGTAAGAATAGCCACAACGCACAATTTAATCTATAGATATTAAGGACTTTTATGTTTATTAcggaaataatttaatttataagaaAATACGGTGAACTGGATGTAATattttcagacacttaattgcatgttatgTACAATTAAATGAGTGTTTTTTTGGCCCACTTCAGTATTTACTAAAGTATATAATCAAGagctttacatgtgctttattatgttagtcaacacatcaaaaaaTGTAAGTTCTTTAAAGCACAAccataaattaaaacaatgatttaaaacaaactttttaaaatctctttaagcacacttaagtggccttttatttcattcatattttctgcaactacattttattaaaaaatatatacttttaagatttgaagtactctgcaaataaacattcaatgcAATTAAGCACGCTTCTTTTTCACGTGGGTATGTTGTCTAAATGTTCCTTTCTCTTTACTTAGTTGACAGTGAATGATAAAAGCCAAAATCTCAGACGTCTGCAGGCTCAAAGGAACGAGTTAAATGCCAAGGGTAAAGCCTTTTTTAATCAGCTTTCTCATGAATGTCACTTTGCGGTGTTCAGATGCATATGCCAAATAGAATATGTTAAGAATGTCATCAGTGTGACATGACAGGATGTGTTTTGTGCTGTTTCTTTCAGTGCGCCTCCTGCGTGAGGAGCTTCAGTTGCTGCAAGAGCAGGGATCTTATGTTGGAGAGGTGGTGAGAGCCATGGACAAGAAGAAAGTGCTGGTCAAGGTTCGACAGCCATTATTTCCTGCTTAATTACATGAGCATGATTTGTGTTGACATGTTGCAGTGCAGTTTTGTTAATCATTTGTATTTATGCTATGTTTTTAGGTGCATCCTGAAGGAAAGTTTGTGGTGGATGTGGATAAGAACATTGATATAAATGAtgtaagtgttttgttttggattTTTACTAAGGCTGGTTAAACTGATaatcatgattattttttattattatgatcaaAAAGTATAATCACAATTATTGCACTTTTACGTAACCACGAATTAAGAGAATGTCAGCTCGTACGCAGGGTTTATTTTACCTCATctattttctttgtgtgttctttttaatcatttacatAACACATTGTAAAAACTAAGAaatttttctcaaaaaaaccCCCATCAAattcatattaataatttaataataacaaatgatGTTAGCATTTTTCTCTTATTGTGGCACATTGAGGTTGCATAAGCATTTATTCAGCAGCCACAATTGCAAACAATATAGTTGAGATTCATGGAAAAAGCATCgatgttttacaataataattgaTACGTTGatcataatgaattaatttatcagGACTGAAAATtagtcacacagaaataaagcGGTATGAACAGTTATTTCACAGAAGAATAAGGACACATACCCTATTATTCAGTCgagtctgtttctgtttatttgtagaATGatcatttctatatttttttccatcaaaaatacGAGTAGCAGAGGGAGCTCCcgaacaaaaaacattattatatttttataacatttgatCATAAGCAGCCAAAATCTTGATCATAAATCCCTAGTTTTTACAGTCATACATGTTACCTCAGAATTTCAAGAGGGGATGCAGTTTTTGATGCAGGTGGCTcataaaataggaaaaaaaataaacttttactgATATTGTAGatattttgtattaatgttGATAGTAAACTGAATCCTCATTTCCAACAGGTTACTCCAAATTGCCGTGTAGCACTTCGAAATGACAGTTACACACTTCACAAAATCCTGCCAAACAAAGTTGACCCGCTCGTCTCACTGATGATGGTTGAAAAAGTGCCAGATTCAACGTATGAGATGATCGGAGGGCTGGACAAACAGATCAAAGAGATCAAGGAAGTGATTGAGCTTCCAGTCAAGCACCCAGAATTGTTTGAGGCTCTAGGAATTGCACAACCCAAGGCAAGTGATGGCATAATTTATTCTTATCAGGCCAATCGTGTAAAAGGCTATTTACCTTTACAATAGTAGGTCTGTTGGCTTACCAGATCTGCTTCATATTCTGTGATGTGTCGGTCTGCAGGGTGTGCTGCTGTATGGACCTCCTGGAACAGGAAAGACACTGTTAGCCAGAGCCGTGGCCCATCACACCGACTGTACCTTCATCAGGGTGTCTGGATCAGAGCTGGTGCAGAAATTCATAGGAGAAGGTTGGTGTGCTTCCAGAAaaatccgttttttttttttaatttggaacccaaaaggagatgtttagcagaatgttccaACTGCTCTTTTTCTTATTATAAAAGCATATATTGACCCGAgcctgtcaagctccaaaaagctCTGAGagctcttttttctttttttcttttttaattgtaaaccatttaaaaaatgattctGATTTGTCCTTGTTTGACTCTGTGTTTATTCCAGGAGCTCGTATGGTGCGAGAGCTGTTCGTCATGGCCAGGGAACACGCGCCCTCCATCATCTTCATGGATGAGATCGACTCCATCGGCTCGTCTCGGCTGGAGGGAGGATCAGGAGGAGACAGTGAGGTTCAGAGAACTATGCTGGAGCTCCTCAACCAGCTGGATGGGTTCGAGGCCACCAAAAACATCAAGGTGAGAAGCAAACATCTGTACCCTATGTGCTGATGATGCTAACATGAAAAGTCTCTCATCTCTGGTTTTAGAAGTTGGTAGCTTTTTATTGAATTCTTAAAATGCAGGGTCCATTTGgctttctgccaaaataaaatctCTGTAGGTCAACATTTGAAAGAAATTTGcaacaaagataaaaaatatatatatatattataatatttaatttattgtttaaaatataataataataataataataattattattattattactattatgattatattactattaaaaaaacagttattaaatGCTCTgaaattttgttgttgtgtaGTCCTACTGAATAGAGAAAACAAAGcatgttttccttttttatttttgtcttttgctgATCACATGCCCTAGTACTATATAAAGTTGTTTGCACCAGCTGGTCAAAGGGTATGGTTACCATGTTACATTGCTCATGCAACTGCCTTTCCAAACATCACCACCAGGGGTGCTGTGACCAAACAAAACTACTCAAGCGTATATTGATACTATTTCTGTGCTTGGCTCCAGctgtatttttatagttttcttTAAGGAGAGTCTGAGTTTACTGAATGTTCTTTTTTCCCTCAGGTTATTATGGCAACAAACCGTATTGACATTCTGGACTCTGCGCTTCTTCGACCAGGCCGCATTGACAGGAAGATTGAATTTCCCCCTCCCAATGAAGAGGTAGGCTGGAATTGTTACATATTTAGTATCAACTTGATTCTGAAATATACCCGACTGTATTTGTATGACTCTCTATTATTGAAAGTGTAAACATAAGCAGTAACCTCATAGCGTTACGTTGTTCTCCTCAGGCCCGTTTGGACATTCTGAAGATCCACTCCCGGAAGATGAACCTGACGCGTGGCATTAACCTGCGCAAGATTGCTGAGCTGATGCCAGGAGCGTCTGGTGCTGAGGTCAAGGTAAGGTCATGGTCTCAACCGGCATGCCGCAGTGCTGCGCATATTTCCAGGCATTTATGGGCGTCTATACACTATGTATTCAACAAGCTGATTTTATATGTGCTTGTCTGACAGGGTGTCTGCACAGAG from Onychostoma macrolepis isolate SWU-2019 chromosome 12, ASM1243209v1, whole genome shotgun sequence encodes:
- the psmc5 gene encoding 26S proteasome regulatory subunit 8, encoding MALDGIEQMDIEDSKGGSGLRQYYLSKIEELQLTVNDKSQNLRRLQAQRNELNAKVRLLREELQLLQEQGSYVGEVVRAMDKKKVLVKVHPEGKFVVDVDKNIDINDVTPNCRVALRNDSYTLHKILPNKVDPLVSLMMVEKVPDSTYEMIGGLDKQIKEIKEVIELPVKHPELFEALGIAQPKGVLLYGPPGTGKTLLARAVAHHTDCTFIRVSGSELVQKFIGEGARMVRELFVMAREHAPSIIFMDEIDSIGSSRLEGGSGGDSEVQRTMLELLNQLDGFEATKNIKVIMATNRIDILDSALLRPGRIDRKIEFPPPNEEARLDILKIHSRKMNLTRGINLRKIAELMPGASGAEVKGVCTEAGMYALRERRVHVTQEDFEMAVAKVMQKDSEKNMSIKKLWK